A single region of the Psychrobacter alimentarius genome encodes:
- the mobA gene encoding molybdenum cofactor guanylyltransferase, translating to MTMTNYSNFQDNLAGVVILAGGASIRMGTPKATLTLPTNEQLLDYHVRHSLNLHVPVMIADNERGLEVDSVLMDNESQPPIIHIADYEVVKNNKKSKTGGALVAIESALQTLITLNSSAALENKLLLQSSWLLVISCDSLIPATELWQNLQSLIDNARDKKVICLADENHLYPLLGIYRVSIEPDLKAYVDSGERRVMSFINPVVQTVQFLKQWQPLTNFNTPAEFMHACEALRNINTALSREI from the coding sequence ATGACCATGACTAACTATTCAAACTTTCAAGATAACTTGGCAGGCGTGGTTATTTTAGCAGGCGGTGCATCTATACGAATGGGCACACCCAAAGCGACGCTGACATTACCAACGAATGAGCAGCTGCTCGATTATCATGTCCGCCATTCGTTAAATTTACATGTGCCTGTAATGATTGCAGACAATGAACGTGGTCTTGAGGTCGACTCAGTACTAATGGACAATGAATCACAGCCGCCTATTATCCATATTGCTGATTATGAAGTTGTTAAGAACAATAAAAAAAGTAAGACGGGCGGGGCACTGGTTGCGATTGAATCGGCATTGCAAACACTGATCACTTTAAATAGCTCAGCTGCCTTAGAAAACAAGTTACTATTGCAATCGTCGTGGTTGCTGGTGATCAGCTGTGATAGCTTAATACCCGCGACGGAGTTATGGCAGAATTTACAGTCCTTGATAGATAATGCTAGGGATAAAAAAGTCATTTGCTTAGCGGATGAGAATCATTTGTACCCATTGTTGGGCATTTACCGAGTCAGTATTGAGCCTGACTTAAAGGCTTATGTTGATAGTGGTGAGCGTAGAGTCATGTCATTTATTAATCCCGTTGTCCAGACGGTGCAATTTTTGAAACAGTGGCAGCCTTTAACCAATTTTAATACGCCCGCAGAGTTTATGCATGCCTGCGAGGCTTTGAGAAATATAAATACAGCGTTATCAAGAGAAATATAA
- the kdpB gene encoding potassium-transporting ATPase subunit KdpB: protein MKVISDPNEQSTNLQSQQDPNQSGSPKKPAQGLLDPALIKPALKAALLKLDPRVQWRNPVMFVVYIGSLLTSILAITMLTQPQSGVGFTLAITFWLWFTLLFANFAEALAEGRSKAQAASLKQARQDVQARKLTNADRHSDPLMIQATALNQDDIVLVNAGEIIPADGEVIEGLASVDESAITGESAPVIRESGGDFNAVTGGTKVLSDWLMIRITQAPGQGFLDRMISLVEGAKRTKTPNEIALTILLVALTLIFLMVCVTLLPFSQFAVLSSGTGEPISIVVLVALLVCLIPTTIGGLLSAIGVAGMSRMMQANVIATSGRAVEAAGDVDVLLLDKTGTITYGNRQAALFVPAQGVTESQLAEVALISSLTDETPEGRSIVKLAQSRFDIDDEVWKARSFDTIEFTAQTRMSGTDIDGRRIRKGAFDAIIKWIESQGGKLPNNLDQQVAEVARRGSTPLLVADSGQILGIIELKDVVKSGIKERFAELRKMGITTVMITGDNPLTAAAIAAEAGVDDFMAEATPEQKLERIRSYQRQGKLVAMTGDGTNDAPALAQADVAVAMNSGTQAAKEAANMVDLDSNPTKLIEVVQTGKQMLMTRGALTTFSLANDIAKYFAIIPAAFASTYPALGVLDIMHLGSPKSAILSAIIFNALIIVFLIPLALRGVTYRPDSAINLLRRNLMIYGLGGLLLPFVGIKLIDLIINALHLV from the coding sequence ATGAAGGTTATATCAGATCCTAACGAGCAGTCCACCAATTTGCAGTCACAACAAGATCCCAATCAGTCAGGCTCGCCCAAAAAACCTGCGCAAGGACTACTTGATCCTGCCTTGATCAAGCCAGCGTTAAAAGCCGCGTTACTTAAACTTGATCCAAGAGTCCAATGGCGCAATCCCGTGATGTTCGTGGTTTATATCGGCTCATTGCTGACCAGCATTTTAGCCATCACCATGCTGACTCAACCCCAATCAGGCGTTGGTTTTACGCTAGCCATTACTTTTTGGCTGTGGTTCACGCTGTTGTTTGCAAACTTCGCTGAGGCATTGGCAGAGGGTCGCAGCAAAGCGCAAGCCGCCAGTCTCAAACAAGCACGCCAAGATGTGCAAGCTCGCAAACTGACGAATGCTGATAGACACTCAGACCCATTGATGATTCAAGCCACAGCGCTAAATCAAGATGACATCGTGTTAGTCAATGCAGGCGAAATCATTCCTGCTGATGGCGAGGTCATAGAAGGCCTAGCCTCAGTAGATGAGTCAGCGATTACTGGTGAGTCAGCCCCTGTCATTCGTGAAAGTGGTGGTGATTTTAATGCAGTGACGGGCGGCACCAAGGTATTGTCCGATTGGCTAATGATTCGTATCACGCAAGCCCCGGGACAAGGGTTTTTGGATCGTATGATTTCGTTGGTAGAAGGTGCAAAACGTACCAAGACCCCCAATGAGATCGCCTTGACCATTTTATTAGTCGCACTGACCCTGATATTTTTGATGGTGTGTGTTACGTTATTGCCTTTTTCGCAATTTGCCGTACTGTCTTCAGGCACTGGCGAGCCGATATCTATCGTAGTTTTGGTCGCATTATTGGTCTGTTTGATACCGACCACCATTGGCGGTTTATTATCAGCCATTGGCGTTGCCGGTATGAGCCGCATGATGCAAGCCAACGTCATCGCAACTTCTGGACGCGCGGTAGAAGCAGCAGGTGATGTTGACGTCTTACTACTCGACAAAACGGGCACCATTACTTATGGCAATCGCCAAGCGGCGTTATTTGTTCCTGCCCAAGGCGTAACAGAAAGCCAGCTTGCCGAGGTGGCTCTCATCAGCTCTTTAACCGATGAGACACCAGAAGGTCGAAGTATCGTCAAACTTGCGCAAAGTCGTTTTGATATCGACGATGAGGTATGGAAAGCGCGTTCGTTTGACACGATTGAATTTACCGCACAAACGCGTATGAGTGGCACAGATATTGATGGTCGCCGTATTCGTAAAGGCGCTTTTGATGCAATCATAAAGTGGATTGAATCTCAAGGTGGCAAACTTCCCAACAATCTAGATCAACAAGTCGCAGAAGTCGCTCGCCGCGGTAGTACACCACTGCTTGTGGCCGACAGCGGACAAATACTTGGCATCATAGAACTAAAAGACGTCGTCAAATCGGGCATAAAAGAGCGTTTTGCCGAACTGCGTAAGATGGGCATTACCACCGTTATGATCACTGGTGACAACCCCCTAACCGCTGCCGCTATTGCGGCCGAAGCAGGCGTGGATGACTTTATGGCGGAAGCCACGCCAGAACAAAAACTGGAGAGAATACGCAGTTATCAACGTCAAGGCAAACTGGTCGCTATGACTGGCGATGGTACCAACGACGCACCTGCTCTGGCTCAAGCTGATGTAGCGGTCGCTATGAATAGCGGGACTCAAGCCGCCAAAGAAGCGGCCAATATGGTTGATTTGGACTCAAATCCGACCAAGCTCATTGAAGTGGTACAAACGGGTAAGCAGATGCTGATGACTCGCGGTGCCTTGACGACGTTCAGCCTTGCAAACGATATCGCCAAGTATTTTGCGATTATCCCAGCCGCCTTTGCCAGTACCTACCCAGCGCTTGGTGTGCTCGACATTATGCACTTGGGCAGTCCCAAAAGCGCCATTCTGTCCGCCATTATTTTTAATGCGTTAATTATTGTGTTTCTTATTCCCTTAGCGCTGCGTGGCGTCACTTATAGACCTGATTCTGCCATCAATCTATTACGTCGTAACTTAATGATATACGGCTTGGGCGGACTGCTTTTACCCTTCGTCGGCATCAAACTGATTGATCTTATTATTAACGCACTGCACTTGGTATAA
- a CDS encoding MoaD/ThiS family protein has product MSNTAVASSADATMDINVLYFASLADEANCQQETVTVQQSTSLIELYEHLCQKHRFSRPQSELRVAINDYFAKWTDSISDGDNVVFITPVAGG; this is encoded by the coding sequence ATGAGTAATACTGCCGTGGCAAGTTCTGCTGATGCGACAATGGATATTAACGTTCTGTATTTCGCGAGCCTAGCGGACGAAGCCAATTGTCAACAAGAAACGGTCACCGTACAGCAATCGACGTCACTGATTGAATTGTATGAGCATCTGTGCCAAAAGCATCGTTTTAGTCGTCCACAGTCAGAACTGCGAGTTGCCATTAATGATTATTTTGCAAAATGGACAGATTCTATCTCTGATGGGGATAATGTGGTATTTATCACCCCAGTGGCTGGTGGGTAG
- a CDS encoding response regulator has protein sequence MKTILIIEDEAHITRFIKSAMEQEGYQVFTADSSNRGLIEAASRRPDLLILDLGLPDADGCDVILDIRTWSSLPILVLSARSDEQDKIKALNLGADDYLVKPFSMGELIARVNAHMRRWQVGYETSVELTLGNVSIDLAQRQVSKNGDNIHLTPIEYRLLTVLIKNAEKVMTHQQLLTEVWGKGHNHQEHYVRIFMSNLRQKLEDNPSRPNYFLTEIGVGYKLHIPKP, from the coding sequence ATGAAGACCATTCTAATTATCGAAGACGAAGCTCATATTACCCGATTTATAAAATCTGCTATGGAGCAAGAAGGCTATCAAGTCTTCACAGCAGACAGCTCAAACAGAGGGTTGATAGAAGCGGCCTCTCGGCGTCCGGACTTGCTTATATTAGATTTGGGCTTACCCGATGCAGATGGTTGCGACGTAATCTTGGATATTCGAACTTGGTCATCGCTTCCTATATTGGTATTGTCGGCGCGCAGTGATGAGCAAGATAAAATCAAAGCATTGAATCTGGGCGCAGACGATTATCTGGTAAAACCCTTTAGCATGGGCGAGCTGATCGCTAGAGTAAACGCTCACATGCGGCGCTGGCAAGTAGGATATGAGACGTCCGTTGAGTTGACACTCGGCAACGTCAGTATTGACTTGGCGCAAAGACAAGTCAGTAAAAATGGTGACAACATTCATCTCACCCCGATCGAATATCGGCTACTGACAGTATTGATCAAAAATGCTGAAAAAGTCATGACACATCAGCAGCTACTGACAGAAGTATGGGGCAAAGGTCACAATCACCAAGAGCACTATGTGCGGATATTTATGTCCAACTTACGGCAAAAACTCGAAGACAACCCCTCTAGGCCAAATTATTTTTTAACCGAAATTGGTGTGGGTTATAAGCTTCATATTCCAAAGCCCTAA
- the moaB gene encoding molybdenum cofactor biosynthesis protein B, whose translation MSKPAAQFTPLNIAVLTVSDSRTLAEDTSGQYLADSLNEAGHHLADRQLITDDIYQIRAVISGWIADPNVHAVITTGGTGFFIRDSMPEAVQVLFDKSIDGFGEMFRLISKDEIGMSTVQSRAVAGMANGTGIFCLPGSSGACRTGWENILKEQFDSRTRPCNFVPHFMAQNPSHDHD comes from the coding sequence ATGAGCAAGCCCGCTGCACAATTTACGCCATTAAATATCGCTGTATTGACCGTATCTGACAGTCGCACACTCGCGGAGGATACATCGGGACAGTATTTGGCAGATAGCTTGAACGAAGCGGGGCACCATTTAGCAGACCGTCAGCTGATTACGGATGATATTTATCAAATAAGGGCCGTTATTAGTGGCTGGATTGCTGATCCAAACGTTCATGCAGTGATAACCACGGGCGGCACAGGATTTTTTATCAGAGACAGCATGCCAGAAGCGGTGCAAGTGCTGTTTGATAAATCCATTGATGGCTTTGGCGAAATGTTTCGTTTAATCTCAAAAGATGAGATTGGTATGTCAACCGTACAGTCGCGTGCAGTGGCTGGCATGGCAAATGGCACGGGTATTTTTTGTTTACCAGGTTCGTCTGGTGCTTGTCGTACTGGCTGGGAAAATATCCTAAAAGAGCAGTTCGACAGCCGCACGCGTCCTTGTAATTTTGTACCGCACTTTATGGCACAAAACCCCAGTCATGACCATGACTAA
- the modB gene encoding molybdate ABC transporter permease subunit codes for MIDQSLMSDMLSPFWVSIKLASITTLCLLLFATPVAYWLAKPSRNQGVARFKVLLMGVIAMPLVLPPTVIGFYLLLLLSPNMGIGQWLSEHNISSLIFTFEGLVIGSIIYSLPFYIQPVYAQFLRIPRNVMDVAYLLEPSALKRFIRVVLPQARTGIVLGSLISFAHTIGEFGVVLMIGGSISGETKVVSIAIYEQVEALNYEAAHMMSGVLIIVGIIMVVLIASVSRMSQRSLR; via the coding sequence ATGATAGATCAGTCGCTTATGTCAGACATGCTGAGTCCATTTTGGGTAAGCATTAAGCTTGCCAGCATTACTACTCTGTGTTTATTACTGTTTGCGACCCCTGTGGCGTATTGGCTGGCTAAACCCAGTCGTAATCAAGGAGTGGCACGTTTTAAAGTTCTACTCATGGGTGTCATTGCTATGCCACTCGTATTGCCGCCGACTGTCATCGGGTTTTATCTTTTACTATTACTCAGCCCGAATATGGGTATTGGTCAGTGGCTAAGCGAACATAACATCAGCTCATTGATCTTTACTTTTGAAGGTCTTGTCATCGGCTCAATTATTTACTCACTGCCTTTTTATATTCAACCTGTATACGCTCAGTTTTTGCGTATTCCACGCAATGTCATGGACGTGGCCTATTTACTCGAACCTAGCGCTCTAAAGCGTTTTATCAGAGTGGTTTTACCACAGGCACGCACAGGTATTGTGCTTGGGAGCTTGATTAGCTTTGCTCATACGATTGGTGAGTTTGGTGTGGTGTTGATGATCGGCGGCAGTATCTCAGGGGAGACCAAAGTGGTATCGATTGCGATATATGAGCAAGTCGAGGCGCTTAATTATGAAGCCGCGCACATGATGTCAGGTGTTCTTATCATCGTTGGCATTATTATGGTGGTTTTGATTGCGAGTGTCAGCCGCATGAGTCAGCGTTCGTTAAGATAA
- a CDS encoding molybdenum cofactor biosynthesis protein MoaE translates to MTDNVHSHSMTIKRSVDEVYQIAERDGFALLDTAIDEDRLKNTLDDDSCGAFVCFEGRVRNHNNAESVERLTYYGYEDLALNQGRAIIEEAKKRFEITHAIAIHRIGALEIGDVAVWVGVVSAHRYPAFDACRWILDTIKADIPVWKQEYYEGDSSKWLSNNG, encoded by the coding sequence ATGACAGACAACGTTCATAGCCATTCCATGACCATCAAGCGCAGTGTGGATGAGGTTTATCAGATTGCTGAACGTGATGGTTTTGCGCTATTAGACACGGCCATTGACGAAGATCGCCTCAAAAACACCCTTGATGATGATAGTTGTGGTGCGTTTGTGTGCTTTGAGGGTCGCGTGCGCAATCATAATAATGCTGAGAGTGTTGAGCGTTTGACTTACTATGGTTATGAAGATTTGGCACTCAATCAAGGTCGCGCGATCATAGAGGAAGCCAAAAAGCGTTTTGAGATTACGCATGCCATTGCGATACACCGTATCGGTGCTTTAGAGATTGGTGATGTGGCAGTATGGGTTGGGGTGGTTTCTGCGCATCGTTATCCGGCATTTGATGCGTGCCGCTGGATATTGGATACCATCAAGGCAGATATCCCCGTTTGGAAACAAGAGTATTATGAGGGAGACTCCTCGAAATGGCTTAGCAACAATGGCTAA
- a CDS encoding DUF4118 domain-containing protein, with product MTNIDMSDQRPNPEDLLQQIKQQEDTLSRGKLKIFFGSSAGVGKTYDMLSAAQRDQAHGLDVLVGIVETHGRSETAALLKGLPILPLRQIEYRAQTLLEFDIDEALARSPDILLVDELAHSNVPGSRHPKRWHDVNELLKAGISVYTTVNVQHLESLNDVVNQITGVVVQETIPDWFFDQANEVVLVDLPADELLARLHEGKVYIPSQAKHAIKNFFRKGNLIALRELALRRTADLVDADMRDYRNQSRISSIWNTTDQLLVGISTREHSERLIRHAARLASSLHSQWYVIYVETPRSPYKRAKNKQNVLNALRLADELGAKTEIISAITVAEGLVSYAHQFNIGRIIIGQNQGASYFNGSLVKQISEQDLNLDLILVNQTKKKNKLTAERQPPFWNISDLSSTDNRTGYLMAMLGCTLVTVSLVALTRWFDLANVVMLYLLVIVFISVRFGRAPGIFAALLSVLSFDLFFVEPKLSFSVSDVQYLVTFAVMLIVSLIINNLAVGLRFQAQNARKREQQAISMSHLAQNLSAARKNDEIISQSIVWLNKHIASKALMVMPNADGKLLLVSETHAPADFNWTVSQWVFDHNESAGLATNTLPANTMHYRALATSSRVLAVLALKPTDNDNFNQPEQQRTLDVALAQITLALERVHYAKVAQNALIRVESERLRGSLLSALSHDIRTPITVLSGLATSLATQPLALDEQKQLAIDIEQQARVIQRLVINILDYVALQSGGMKLNKQWVSLEEIIGSNIRQLDPYLQNRQIKIDIPHAVDFIYTDELILSRILNNLLTNAINYTPDSATIEIQATLDQPSHIQRNQNSQRHQSPLHNQNLPHYQITVTDSGQGLPIGMEEKIFERFTRGDTESSTTGLGLGLALSRDLVKHLGGTLSAHNIQPHGAQFVIVLPWEPLSEKDMFDDKFVLDASEMTAHSKK from the coding sequence ATGACGAACATAGACATGAGTGATCAGCGACCCAATCCAGAAGATTTATTGCAGCAAATAAAGCAGCAAGAAGACACGCTGAGTAGAGGTAAACTAAAAATCTTTTTTGGATCTTCGGCAGGTGTGGGGAAAACTTATGACATGCTCTCTGCTGCTCAAAGAGATCAAGCGCATGGACTCGATGTCTTAGTCGGTATCGTAGAAACGCATGGTCGTAGTGAAACAGCGGCGCTGCTAAAGGGACTACCGATACTGCCATTACGCCAGATTGAGTACCGAGCCCAAACCTTGCTAGAGTTCGACATTGATGAGGCGTTGGCGCGTAGTCCTGATATTTTATTGGTGGATGAGCTGGCCCATAGCAATGTGCCAGGATCTCGGCACCCAAAACGTTGGCATGATGTCAATGAGCTCTTAAAAGCCGGTATCAGTGTTTATACCACGGTTAATGTCCAACATTTAGAGAGCCTAAACGATGTCGTGAATCAAATCACAGGCGTCGTGGTACAAGAAACCATCCCTGACTGGTTCTTTGATCAAGCAAACGAAGTGGTATTGGTTGACTTGCCAGCTGATGAGCTACTAGCACGGCTGCACGAAGGCAAGGTATATATTCCCAGCCAAGCAAAACACGCCATAAAAAACTTCTTTAGAAAAGGCAATCTGATTGCCCTTCGAGAGCTGGCCTTGCGTCGAACGGCTGATCTAGTCGATGCTGATATGCGTGACTATCGCAATCAATCTCGCATATCCTCTATTTGGAATACGACCGATCAGCTCTTGGTCGGTATCAGTACGCGCGAGCATAGCGAACGCCTTATTCGACATGCGGCAAGACTTGCCAGCAGCTTACATTCTCAGTGGTATGTCATTTATGTAGAGACGCCTAGAAGCCCTTATAAACGCGCTAAAAATAAACAAAACGTGTTAAATGCCCTACGCTTAGCAGATGAGTTAGGCGCAAAGACAGAGATCATCAGCGCTATTACCGTGGCTGAGGGCTTGGTCAGTTATGCACATCAATTTAATATTGGACGTATTATCATCGGACAAAACCAAGGTGCTTCTTATTTTAACGGCTCATTGGTTAAGCAAATCTCAGAGCAAGATTTGAATTTAGACTTAATACTGGTCAATCAAACCAAAAAGAAAAATAAGCTGACAGCCGAGCGCCAGCCACCTTTTTGGAACATCTCCGACTTATCTTCCACAGACAACCGTACGGGTTATTTGATGGCGATGTTAGGCTGTACGCTTGTCACCGTTAGCTTAGTCGCCCTGACGCGTTGGTTTGATTTGGCCAATGTGGTGATGCTCTATTTATTGGTTATTGTATTTATCTCCGTGCGCTTTGGCCGCGCCCCTGGAATATTTGCTGCGCTTTTGAGTGTGCTAAGTTTTGATTTATTTTTTGTGGAACCGAAGCTTTCTTTTAGCGTGAGCGATGTGCAGTATCTTGTGACTTTTGCCGTCATGCTCATTGTCTCTTTAATCATTAATAACCTAGCAGTAGGCTTACGTTTTCAAGCTCAAAATGCGCGTAAACGTGAGCAACAAGCCATCTCGATGAGTCACTTGGCACAAAACTTAAGTGCTGCTCGTAAAAATGACGAAATCATCAGTCAATCCATCGTGTGGCTGAACAAGCATATCGCCAGCAAAGCCCTCATGGTGATGCCAAATGCCGATGGTAAGCTGCTTCTTGTTTCAGAGACACACGCCCCAGCGGACTTTAATTGGACGGTATCGCAGTGGGTGTTCGATCACAATGAAAGCGCGGGGCTGGCAACCAATACCCTACCTGCCAACACCATGCATTATCGAGCGCTTGCGACCTCAAGTCGTGTGCTAGCGGTATTGGCATTGAAACCGACAGATAACGATAATTTTAATCAGCCCGAGCAACAGCGAACGCTCGATGTGGCACTTGCGCAAATTACGCTCGCATTAGAGCGCGTGCATTACGCAAAAGTTGCCCAAAACGCCCTTATCAGAGTGGAATCAGAGCGCCTGCGTGGCTCACTACTATCAGCCTTATCTCATGACATTCGTACGCCCATTACCGTACTGTCAGGACTTGCCACTTCGCTTGCCACCCAACCTTTAGCACTCGATGAACAAAAGCAGTTGGCAATCGACATCGAACAGCAAGCTCGTGTCATTCAGCGTTTGGTCATCAATATTTTAGACTATGTGGCACTCCAATCTGGCGGGATGAAGCTGAACAAGCAGTGGGTCAGTTTGGAGGAAATCATCGGCAGCAATATTCGTCAACTCGACCCCTATCTACAAAATCGACAGATTAAAATAGATATTCCTCATGCGGTAGATTTTATCTATACGGATGAGCTTATTTTGTCGCGGATTTTAAACAATCTATTGACCAATGCGATTAACTACACCCCAGATAGTGCGACTATTGAAATTCAAGCCACACTTGATCAACCATCACATATTCAAAGAAACCAAAACTCGCAACGTCATCAAAGCCCTCTACATAACCAAAACCTGCCCCACTATCAAATAACGGTAACGGATAGTGGCCAAGGCTTACCGATAGGTATGGAGGAAAAAATATTTGAACGCTTCACGCGCGGTGATACGGAAAGTAGTACAACAGGACTGGGATTGGGTCTGGCATTGAGTCGAGATTTGGTTAAACATTTAGGCGGCACGCTAAGCGCACACAATATCCAGCCGCATGGCGCACAATTTGTTATAGTGCTACCGTGGGAACCTTTATCAGAAAAAGATATGTTCGATGACAAGTTTGTACTCGACGCGTCAGAGATGACAGCACATTCAAAAAAATAA
- the moaC gene encoding cyclic pyranopterin monophosphate synthase MoaC, protein MDSQTNNPQEASHQEVRQSTLSHLDSDGDITMVDVSGKTATTREATAVGQVRFPSVIYQQIKAADGMTKKGSITQTAHIAGIMAAKRTYDLIPLCHPLPLDKIGLTFDYDDALDSIIVSGTVKVTHKTGVEMEALTAVSVACLTIYDMTKALSHDIVIDNVRLINKTGGKSDYNHA, encoded by the coding sequence ATGGACAGTCAGACAAATAATCCTCAAGAAGCTAGCCATCAGGAAGTCAGGCAATCGACTTTATCTCATTTAGACAGTGATGGTGACATCACTATGGTCGATGTCAGTGGTAAAACTGCCACGACGCGAGAGGCTACTGCGGTCGGTCAAGTGCGATTTCCAAGTGTGATATATCAGCAAATCAAAGCGGCTGATGGGATGACCAAAAAAGGAAGTATCACTCAAACCGCGCACATTGCGGGAATTATGGCTGCTAAGCGTACGTATGACTTGATACCGCTTTGCCACCCATTGCCACTCGATAAGATTGGCTTAACCTTTGATTATGATGATGCGCTTGATAGCATCATTGTCAGTGGTACGGTAAAAGTTACGCATAAGACAGGGGTTGAAATGGAAGCGTTGACGGCTGTCAGCGTTGCTTGTTTGACCATTTATGATATGACCAAAGCCTTGTCGCACGATATTGTGATCGATAATGTTCGCCTTATCAATAAGACAGGCGGCAAATCAGATTACAACCACGCTTAA
- the kdpC gene encoding potassium-transporting ATPase subunit KdpC, which translates to MQSNHSLPSSNATQPASPMNAEHSHIDDNHNDNDNGKDNESPKLDQTATRMPMLKPALSLFIVLAITLGLCYPLLMTGVAQVTMPNKANGSMIEQNGSLVGSTLIGQTFDQPEYLWTRPSAAGDGYDAAQSSGSNLGPLNPELVTNVETQVQKLKAADPQNTTPIPLDLVTMSGSGLDPHISPAAAEWQVNRVARIRGISSEQVQKVIDAHTEGRQLYWLGEPRVNVLAVNLALDEMSRAN; encoded by the coding sequence ATGCAATCTAACCACTCCCTACCTTCTAGTAACGCGACGCAACCTGCTTCTCCTATGAACGCTGAACACTCACATATTGATGATAATCACAACGATAATGACAATGGTAAGGACAACGAAAGCCCAAAACTTGATCAGACGGCCACTCGCATGCCCATGCTCAAACCCGCGTTGTCATTATTTATCGTCTTAGCCATCACTTTAGGTTTATGCTATCCCTTATTAATGACAGGCGTCGCGCAAGTAACAATGCCGAACAAAGCCAACGGTAGCATGATAGAGCAAAACGGCAGCTTGGTTGGCTCTACGCTCATTGGCCAGACATTTGATCAACCAGAATACCTATGGACTCGCCCATCAGCCGCTGGAGATGGCTACGATGCGGCGCAATCATCGGGCAGTAACTTAGGTCCACTGAATCCTGAATTGGTCACCAATGTAGAGACGCAAGTACAAAAACTTAAAGCAGCCGATCCACAAAACACCACGCCCATTCCTCTTGACTTGGTCACCATGTCAGGTAGTGGATTAGATCCACATATCTCCCCTGCCGCTGCCGAGTGGCAAGTGAATAGAGTGGCACGTATACGAGGCATCAGTAGCGAGCAAGTACAAAAAGTGATTGATGCTCATACAGAAGGTCGTCAGCTTTATTGGCTGGGTGAGCCGCGCGTGAACGTATTGGCTGTCAACTTAGCATTAGATGAGATGTCTCGTGCCAATTGA